From a single Pseudomonas serboccidentalis genomic region:
- the secG gene encoding preprotein translocase subunit SecG, whose product MLETVVVVFHLLGALGVVALVLLQQGKGADAGASFGAGASNTVFGSQGSSTFLSKFTAILAAGFFITSLGLGYFAKEKAHQLTQAGLPDPAVLEVPKQQQPASDDVPVLQEQKSATPATDVPPAQEQK is encoded by the coding sequence ATGCTGGAAACAGTCGTAGTCGTTTTTCATCTGCTGGGTGCATTGGGCGTAGTTGCTCTGGTTTTGCTGCAGCAGGGTAAAGGTGCGGATGCTGGCGCGTCTTTCGGAGCAGGTGCTTCAAATACTGTGTTCGGAAGCCAAGGTTCCTCTACCTTTCTTAGTAAGTTTACTGCTATACTTGCCGCCGGTTTCTTCATAACCAGCTTGGGGTTAGGTTACTTTGCTAAAGAGAAGGCTCATCAGCTGACTCAAGCAGGTTTACCAGATCCAGCAGTGTTGGAAGTGCCTAAGCAACAACAACCGGCTTCTGATGATGTCCCGGTGCTTCAAGAGCAAAAGTCGGCTACTCCAGCGACTGACGTACCTCCAGCTCAAGAGCAGAAGTAA
- the nusA gene encoding transcription termination factor NusA: protein MSKEVLLVVESVSNEKGVPASVIFEALELALATATKKRFEDEVDLRVEINRHTGSYETFRRWTVVEENDLDDPAIETWPSKVAETHPGAKVGDVVEEKIESIEFGRIAAQTAKQVIVQKVREAERAQVVDAYRERLGEIISGTVKKVTRDNVIVDLGNNAEALLAREDIISRETFRVGVRLRALLKEIRTENRGPQLILSRTAPEMLIELFRIEVPEIAEGLIEVMAASRDPGSRAKIAVRSKDKRIDPQGACIGMRGSRVQAVSGELGGERVDIVLWDDNPAQFVINAMSPAEVAAIIVDEDAHAMDIAVGADNLAQAIGRGGQNVRLASQLTGWTLNVMTESDIQAKQQAETGDILRNFIDELEVDEELAQVLVDEGFTSLEEIAYVPLEEMLNIDGFDEDIVNELRARAKDRLLTKAIATEEKLADAHPAEDLLSLEGMDKDLAMELAVRGVITREDLAEQSIDDLLDIDGIDDDRAGKLIMAARAHWFE, encoded by the coding sequence ATGAGCAAAGAAGTACTGCTGGTTGTTGAGTCGGTATCCAATGAAAAGGGCGTACCGGCAAGCGTAATTTTTGAAGCGCTGGAGCTGGCCCTGGCCACTGCTACCAAAAAGCGTTTTGAAGACGAAGTTGACCTGCGTGTGGAAATTAACCGCCACACCGGTTCCTACGAAACTTTCCGTCGCTGGACGGTCGTCGAAGAGAATGATCTCGATGATCCGGCCATCGAAACCTGGCCGAGCAAGGTTGCCGAAACGCATCCTGGCGCCAAGGTTGGCGACGTCGTCGAAGAAAAAATCGAATCCATCGAGTTCGGCCGCATTGCCGCACAGACTGCCAAGCAAGTCATCGTGCAGAAAGTGCGTGAAGCCGAGCGCGCTCAAGTGGTCGACGCCTATCGCGAGCGCCTGGGAGAAATCATCTCCGGCACCGTGAAAAAAGTGACCCGCGATAACGTGATCGTCGATCTGGGCAACAACGCCGAAGCGTTGCTGGCTCGTGAAGACATCATTTCTCGCGAAACCTTCCGTGTCGGTGTGCGTCTGCGTGCACTGCTCAAGGAAATCCGCACCGAGAACCGCGGCCCGCAGCTGATCCTGTCGCGTACCGCGCCGGAAATGCTGATCGAGCTGTTCCGTATCGAAGTGCCGGAAATCGCTGAAGGCCTGATCGAAGTAATGGCGGCGTCCCGTGATCCGGGTTCGCGTGCCAAGATCGCTGTCCGCTCCAAGGACAAACGCATCGACCCGCAGGGCGCGTGCATCGGTATGCGCGGTTCGCGCGTCCAGGCCGTGTCGGGCGAGTTGGGTGGCGAGCGTGTCGATATCGTCCTGTGGGACGATAACCCGGCGCAGTTCGTGATCAATGCCATGTCGCCGGCAGAAGTGGCGGCCATTATCGTTGACGAAGATGCCCACGCCATGGACATCGCCGTTGGCGCAGACAATCTGGCTCAGGCCATCGGTCGCGGTGGTCAGAACGTGCGTCTGGCAAGCCAGTTGACTGGCTGGACCCTGAACGTGATGACCGAATCGGACATCCAGGCTAAGCAACAAGCAGAAACCGGCGACATCCTGCGCAACTTCATCGACGAGCTGGAAGTCGACGAAGAGCTGGCTCAGGTGCTGGTTGATGAAGGCTTCACCAGCCTGGAAGAGATTGCCTACGTACCGTTGGAAGAAATGCTCAACATCGACGGCTTTGACGAAGACATCGTCAACGAGCTTCGCGCTCGTGCCAAGGATCGTTTGTTGACCAAAGCCATCGCTACTGAGGAAAAGCTGGCAGACGCCCATCCGGCCGAAGACCTGCTCTCGCTTGAGGGTATGGACAAGGATTTGGCGATGGAACTGGCGGTGCGCGGCGTAATTACCCGCGAAGACCTGGCCGAGCAGTCTATTGACGACCTGCTCGACATCGACGGCATTGACGATGATCGTGCCGGCAAGTTGATCATGGCCGCCCGAGCCCACTGGTTCGAGTAA
- the rpsO gene encoding 30S ribosomal protein S15, with protein MALDVQEKAQIVADYQQAVGDTGSPEVQVALLTANINKLQGHFKANGKDHHSRRGLIRMVNQRRKLLDYLKGKDLSRYSALIGRLGLRR; from the coding sequence ATGGCTCTCGACGTTCAAGAAAAAGCTCAAATCGTTGCCGACTACCAGCAAGCTGTTGGTGATACTGGTTCGCCAGAAGTGCAAGTTGCACTGCTGACCGCCAACATCAACAAACTGCAAGGTCACTTCAAGGCCAACGGTAAAGACCACCACTCCCGTCGTGGTCTGATCCGCATGGTAAACCAGCGTCGTAAGCTGCTGGACTACCTGAAAGGCAAGGATCTGAGCCGTTACAGCGCTCTGATCGGCCGCCTGGGTCTGCGTCGCTAA
- the truB gene encoding tRNA pseudouridine(55) synthase TruB — translation MAQVKRIRRNVSGIILLDKPLGFTSNAALQKVRWLLNAEKAGHTGSLDPLATGVLPLCFGEATKFSQYLLDSDKGYETLAQLGKTTTTADAEGEVLQERPVTVGRADVEAVLPKFRGQISQIPPMYSALKRDGQPLYKLARAGEVVEREPRSVTIARLELLAFEGDTARLAVDCSKGTYIRTLVEDIGEQLGCGAYVAELRRTQAGPFTLAQTVTLEELEAVHAEGGNEAVDRFLMPSDSGLQDWPLLHFSEASAFYWLNGQPVRAPDAPKFGMVRVQDHNGRFIGIGEVSEDGRIAPRRLIRSE, via the coding sequence GTGGCTCAGGTCAAACGTATCCGTCGTAACGTCAGCGGTATCATCCTGCTCGACAAGCCGTTGGGGTTCACCTCCAACGCCGCGTTGCAGAAGGTTCGCTGGTTGCTCAACGCCGAGAAGGCCGGCCACACCGGCAGTCTTGACCCGCTAGCCACCGGTGTACTGCCGCTGTGCTTTGGCGAGGCAACCAAGTTCTCGCAATACCTGCTCGATTCCGACAAGGGTTATGAAACCCTGGCGCAACTGGGCAAGACCACCACCACGGCAGACGCCGAGGGTGAGGTTTTGCAGGAGCGCCCGGTGACCGTTGGTCGCGCCGATGTTGAAGCGGTTCTGCCGAAATTTCGGGGTCAAATCAGTCAGATACCGCCGATGTACTCGGCACTCAAGCGTGACGGGCAGCCGCTGTACAAGCTGGCCCGTGCAGGCGAAGTAGTGGAGCGCGAACCGCGTTCTGTTACTATTGCGCGCTTGGAATTGCTGGCCTTCGAAGGCGATACTGCGCGTCTTGCAGTGGACTGCAGCAAGGGCACCTATATTCGCACCCTGGTGGAGGATATCGGTGAGCAACTCGGTTGTGGTGCGTACGTCGCAGAACTGCGTCGTACCCAGGCCGGGCCTTTTACCCTGGCGCAGACCGTGACCCTCGAAGAGCTGGAAGCGGTACATGCCGAAGGCGGCAACGAAGCGGTCGACCGCTTCCTGATGCCATCGGACAGCGGCCTGCAGGATTGGCCGTTGCTGCACTTCTCCGAAGCGAGCGCGTTCTACTGGCTCAACGGCCAGCCGGTACGTGCCCCGGATGCTCCGAAGTTCGGCATGGTACGGGTACAGGATCACAATGGTCGCTTCATCGGTATCGGTGAAGTGAGCGAAGACGGGCGCATCGCGCCGCGTCGACTGATTCGGTCAGAATGA
- the rbfA gene encoding 30S ribosome-binding factor RbfA, which produces MAKEYSRTQRIGDQMQRELAQLIRREVKDPRVGLVTITAVEVSRDVGHAKIFITVMGQDNAEDIAQSIKVLNAAAGFLRMQLAREMKLRSVPQLHFHYDESVVRGAHLSALIERAVAEDNQHVAAAEPEDTKE; this is translated from the coding sequence ATGGCAAAAGAATACAGCCGTACCCAACGTATCGGCGATCAGATGCAGCGTGAGCTGGCCCAGCTGATCCGTCGTGAAGTCAAAGACCCGCGTGTTGGTCTGGTCACCATTACCGCAGTGGAAGTCAGCCGTGACGTCGGTCACGCGAAGATCTTCATCACCGTGATGGGGCAGGACAATGCCGAAGACATCGCGCAAAGCATCAAGGTGCTCAACGCTGCCGCAGGGTTCCTGCGCATGCAACTGGCCCGTGAAATGAAGCTGCGCAGCGTGCCGCAATTGCACTTCCACTACGACGAAAGCGTCGTGCGTGGCGCGCACTTGTCGGCCCTGATCGAGCGTGCCGTGGCTGAGGACAATCAGCACGTGGCCGCTGCTGAACCTGAAGACACCAAGGAGTAA
- the tpiA gene encoding triose-phosphate isomerase codes for MRRPMVAGNWKMHGTRASVAELINGLRHLALPSGVDVAVFPPCLHINQVIDGLKGKSISVGAQNSAVESMQGALTGEIAPSQLVDAGCSLVLVGHSERRQIMGERDGMLNRKFAAAQACGLIPVLCVGETLEQREAGKTLEVVGRQLGSIIEELGVGAFAKAVIAYEPVWAIGTGLTATPQQAQDVHKAIREQLAAENSEVARGVRLLYGGSVKAANAVELFGMPDIDGGLIGGASLNADEFGAICRAAGN; via the coding sequence ATGCGTCGCCCTATGGTAGCTGGTAACTGGAAGATGCACGGTACCCGCGCCAGCGTCGCTGAGCTGATCAACGGCCTTCGTCATCTGGCCTTGCCAAGCGGTGTTGATGTCGCGGTATTCCCGCCTTGCTTGCATATCAATCAAGTGATTGATGGCTTGAAAGGCAAGTCGATTTCGGTCGGCGCGCAGAACTCTGCGGTGGAATCCATGCAAGGTGCGTTGACCGGTGAGATTGCGCCGAGTCAGTTGGTGGATGCAGGTTGTTCCCTGGTGCTTGTCGGGCACTCCGAACGCCGTCAGATAATGGGCGAGCGAGACGGGATGCTGAATCGCAAGTTCGCAGCGGCACAGGCATGTGGCTTGATTCCGGTGTTGTGTGTAGGGGAAACCCTCGAGCAGCGCGAAGCCGGAAAAACTCTTGAGGTTGTCGGGCGTCAGCTGGGCAGCATCATCGAGGAGCTGGGTGTTGGTGCCTTTGCCAAGGCAGTCATTGCTTACGAGCCTGTCTGGGCCATCGGTACCGGACTGACTGCAACGCCGCAACAGGCTCAGGATGTGCATAAAGCCATTCGCGAGCAGTTGGCGGCAGAGAATTCTGAAGTCGCACGAGGTGTGCGGCTTCTATACGGCGGCAGCGTGAAGGCGGCCAATGCGGTCGAACTGTTCGGCATGCCGGATATCGATGGGGGGCTCATTGGTGGAGCTTCCCTGAATGCAGATGAGTTCGGTGCGATTTGTCGCGCCGCGGGAAACTGA
- the glmM gene encoding phosphoglucosamine mutase: protein MSKKYFGTDGIRGRVGEYPITPDFMLKLGWAAGMAFRKMGACKVLVGKDTRISGYMFESALEAGLTSAGADVMLLGPMPTPAIAYLSRTFQAEAGIVISASHNPHDDNGIKFFSGKGTKLPDELELMIEELLDMPMTVVESSKIGKVSRINDASGRYIEFCKSSVPTSTSFSGLKIVIDCAHGATYKVAPSVFRELGAEVVVLSAQPNGLNINDNCGSTHMGQLQAAVLAEHADLGIAFDGDGDRVLMVDHTGAVVDGDELLFIIARDLHERGKLQGGVVGTLMSNLGLELALAELSIPFIRANVGDRYVIAELLERDWLVGGENSGHIVCFNHTTTGDAIIAALQVLMALKTRNEGLAQTRQALRKCPQVLINVRFGGGESPLEHPAVKEASARVTQAMAGRGRVLLRKSGTEPLVRVMVEGEDETQVRTYAEELAKLVTEVSA, encoded by the coding sequence ATGAGCAAGAAATACTTTGGTACTGACGGCATTCGTGGTCGTGTCGGTGAATACCCGATTACCCCGGACTTCATGCTCAAGCTCGGCTGGGCGGCTGGAATGGCCTTTCGCAAAATGGGCGCCTGCAAGGTGCTGGTCGGCAAGGACACGCGCATCTCTGGCTACATGTTTGAATCGGCGCTTGAAGCTGGTCTGACGTCGGCGGGTGCCGATGTCATGCTGCTCGGCCCGATGCCGACACCGGCCATTGCCTATCTGTCGCGTACTTTTCAGGCCGAGGCCGGGATCGTGATCAGCGCTTCGCACAACCCGCACGACGATAACGGCATCAAGTTTTTCTCCGGCAAGGGCACCAAGTTGCCTGATGAGCTGGAGCTGATGATCGAAGAGTTGCTCGATATGCCGATGACCGTTGTGGAGTCGAGCAAGATCGGCAAAGTGTCGCGAATCAACGATGCGTCCGGTCGCTACATCGAATTCTGCAAAAGCAGTGTGCCAACCAGTACCAGTTTCTCCGGCCTGAAGATCGTTATCGACTGCGCGCACGGTGCGACCTACAAGGTAGCTCCGAGTGTCTTCCGCGAGTTGGGTGCTGAAGTGGTCGTTTTGTCAGCTCAGCCCAATGGGCTGAACATCAATGACAACTGCGGTTCGACCCATATGGGCCAATTGCAGGCCGCCGTTCTGGCCGAGCACGCTGATCTGGGTATCGCCTTTGATGGTGACGGTGATCGGGTGCTGATGGTTGATCACACGGGAGCTGTCGTCGATGGCGATGAGTTGTTGTTCATCATTGCGCGCGATCTTCACGAGCGCGGCAAATTGCAGGGCGGTGTCGTCGGAACGCTGATGAGCAACCTGGGGCTTGAGTTGGCGCTTGCTGAACTCTCGATTCCATTCATTCGCGCCAATGTGGGCGACCGTTACGTGATTGCCGAGCTGCTTGAGCGTGACTGGCTGGTGGGTGGTGAGAACTCCGGGCATATCGTCTGCTTCAATCACACCACCACCGGCGATGCGATCATTGCTGCATTGCAGGTGTTGATGGCGCTTAAAACCCGTAATGAAGGGTTGGCACAAACACGTCAGGCGCTGCGCAAATGCCCTCAGGTACTGATCAATGTGCGTTTCGGTGGTGGTGAAAGCCCGCTTGAGCATCCGGCTGTCAAGGAAGCCAGTGCGCGTGTAACCCAGGCCATGGCGGGTCGTGGCCGGGTGCTTTTGCGCAAGTCCGGTACTGAGCCGCTGGTGCGTGTGATGGTCGAGGGTGAGGATGAAACTCAGGTTCGCACCTACGCCGAAGAACTGGCAAAACTGGTAACTGAAGTTTCTGCCTGA
- the folP gene encoding dihydropteroate synthase: protein MTSVQSLTRLPCGNRVLDLARTHVMGILNVTPDSFSDGGRYSQLDVALRHAEAMVAAGATLIDVGGESTRPGARAVSPLEELERVAPIVELINRELDVIISVDTSTPAVMRETARLGAGLINDVRSLRRDGALDAAAATGLPVCLMHMLGEPGDMQDNPHYQDVTREVGEFLAGRMKQCAQAGIRAERIILDPGFGFAKTLQHNLSLFKHMEALHALGRPLLVGVSRKSMIGLALNRPVGERLHGGLALAALAAVKGARILRVHDVAETVDVVRMLAAVESAE, encoded by the coding sequence ATGACTTCTGTACAGTCCCTGACCCGGTTGCCTTGCGGCAACCGGGTTCTTGATTTGGCCCGGACGCATGTCATGGGCATTCTCAATGTCACTCCTGATTCCTTCTCCGATGGTGGCCGTTACAGCCAGCTTGACGTGGCCTTGCGTCACGCCGAAGCCATGGTAGCCGCTGGTGCGACACTGATCGACGTCGGTGGAGAGTCGACCCGGCCTGGCGCTCGTGCGGTTTCGCCGCTGGAAGAGCTGGAGCGTGTAGCGCCGATCGTGGAGCTGATCAATCGCGAGCTGGATGTGATTATCTCGGTCGACACGTCGACACCTGCCGTGATGCGCGAAACTGCGCGCCTCGGTGCCGGCTTGATCAATGACGTGCGTTCGCTGCGCCGTGATGGTGCACTGGATGCCGCCGCGGCGACCGGCCTGCCGGTCTGTCTGATGCATATGCTCGGCGAGCCGGGTGATATGCAGGATAATCCGCACTACCAGGACGTGACTCGGGAAGTGGGTGAGTTTCTCGCTGGGCGCATGAAGCAGTGCGCGCAAGCGGGCATTCGTGCCGAGCGAATCATTCTCGATCCCGGTTTTGGCTTCGCCAAAACGTTGCAGCACAATCTAAGCTTGTTCAAGCATATGGAAGCCCTGCATGCGTTGGGGCGTCCGCTTCTGGTTGGTGTGTCCCGCAAAAGTATGATCGGCCTGGCGCTGAATCGTCCTGTGGGCGAGCGTCTGCATGGTGGTCTGGCACTGGCGGCACTGGCAGCGGTGAAAGGAGCGCGTATATTGCGCGTCCATGATGTGGCGGAAACGGTAGACGTGGTGCGCATGCTGGCGGCCGTGGAATCAGCCGAATAA
- the rimP gene encoding ribosome maturation factor RimP: MSSKLEELQALLAPVVVALGYECWGIEFSAQGRHSMLRVYIDKEGGVLVDDCAIVSRQISGVLDVEDPISVEYTLEVSSPGMERPLFTLEQFAKFAGEQVKIKLRSPFEGRRNFQGLLRGVEEQDVVVQVEDHEFLLPIDMIDKANIIPSFD; this comes from the coding sequence GTGTCGAGCAAGCTAGAAGAGTTGCAGGCCTTGTTGGCCCCGGTGGTCGTGGCCCTAGGCTATGAATGCTGGGGTATTGAGTTTTCGGCTCAAGGTCGCCACTCAATGTTGCGCGTTTATATCGATAAAGAAGGCGGCGTACTGGTGGACGATTGCGCCATCGTCAGCCGTCAGATCAGCGGTGTGCTGGATGTTGAAGATCCGATCTCCGTTGAATACACCCTTGAAGTTTCCTCGCCTGGCATGGAACGCCCGCTGTTCACTCTTGAGCAGTTTGCAAAATTTGCCGGTGAACAAGTAAAGATCAAGCTGCGCTCGCCTTTTGAAGGGCGACGCAACTTTCAGGGCCTTCTGCGCGGTGTAGAAGAGCAGGACGTCGTGGTGCAGGTAGAAGACCATGAGTTCCTGTTGCCGATCGACATGATCGACAAGGCCAACATTATTCCCAGTTTTGACTGA
- the infB gene encoding translation initiation factor IF-2, whose product MTQVTVKQLADEVKTPVERLLQQMREAGLPHTAAEEHVTDSEKQSLLTHLKSSHKAKVEEPRKITLQRKTTSTLRVAGSKSISVEVRKKKVFVQRSPEEIEAERQRELEERRAVENAARQKAEEEAKQRAEEEARRQPAAASSAPAEAVAAPAPVAEPVREAASVVAAAPAADTRKRDEQRRPDKPRADDNNRRGGGDGERKNAPHRASVKEKAPAPRVAPRTTDEESDGFRRGGRGKAKLKKRNAHGFQSPTGPVVREVKIGETITVGDLAQQMSVKAAEIIKFMFKLGTPATINQVLDQETAQLVAEELGHKVTLISDTALEDSLAESLKFEGEAVPRAPVVTVMGHVDHGKTSLLDYIRRAKVAAGEAGGITQHIGAYHVETERGMVTFLDTPGHAAFTAMRARGAKATDIVILVVAADDGVMPQTIEAVQHAQAAGVPLVVAVNKIDKPGADLDRIRSELSVHGVTSEEWGGDTPFVPVSAKMGTGVDELLEAVLLQAEVLELTATPSAPGRGVVVESRLDKGRGPVATVLVQDGTLRQGDMVLVGSNYGRVRAMLDENGKPIKEAGPAIPVEILGLDGTPDAGDEMSVVADEKKAREVALFRQGKFREVKLARAHAGKLENIFENMGQEEKKTLNIVLKSDVRGSLEALQGALNGLGNDEVQVRVVGGGVGGITESDANLALASNAVLFGFNVRADAGARKIVEQEGLDMRYYNVIYDIIEDVKKALTGMLGSDVRENILGVAEVRDVFRSPKFGAIAGCMVIEGVVHRNRPIRVLREDIVIFEGELESLRRFKDDASEVRAGMECGIGVKSYNDVKVGDKIEVFEKVQVARSL is encoded by the coding sequence ATGACGCAAGTCACGGTGAAACAACTGGCCGATGAGGTCAAAACACCGGTAGAGCGCCTGTTGCAGCAGATGCGTGAGGCAGGTCTGCCGCACACCGCCGCCGAAGAACATGTGACTGACAGTGAGAAGCAATCCCTGCTGACTCACTTGAAAAGCAGCCACAAGGCGAAAGTGGAAGAACCACGCAAGATCACGCTGCAGCGTAAAACCACCAGCACCCTGCGTGTGGCTGGTAGCAAGAGCATCAGCGTAGAAGTTCGCAAGAAGAAAGTTTTCGTACAGCGTAGCCCGGAAGAAATCGAAGCCGAGCGCCAGCGTGAACTGGAAGAGCGTCGCGCAGTAGAAAATGCTGCCCGTCAGAAGGCTGAAGAAGAAGCCAAGCAGCGCGCTGAAGAAGAAGCGCGTCGCCAGCCTGCTGCTGCGTCGAGCGCTCCTGCCGAAGCTGTTGCAGCCCCTGCGCCAGTGGCCGAACCTGTGCGCGAAGCTGCGTCGGTTGTCGCTGCTGCGCCAGCTGCCGACACTCGCAAGCGTGACGAACAGCGTCGTCCGGACAAACCACGTGCCGACGATAACAATCGTCGCGGTGGTGGCGATGGCGAGCGCAAAAACGCTCCGCATCGTGCTTCGGTCAAAGAAAAAGCGCCGGCGCCACGTGTGGCACCACGCACTACCGACGAAGAAAGCGATGGCTTCCGTCGTGGTGGTCGCGGCAAGGCCAAGCTGAAGAAGCGCAACGCTCACGGTTTCCAGAGCCCAACCGGCCCTGTCGTGCGTGAAGTGAAGATCGGCGAAACCATCACTGTTGGCGATCTCGCTCAACAGATGTCGGTCAAGGCTGCCGAAATCATCAAGTTCATGTTCAAGCTGGGTACCCCGGCCACCATCAACCAGGTACTGGATCAGGAAACTGCCCAACTGGTTGCTGAAGAACTGGGCCACAAAGTGACCCTGATCAGTGACACCGCCCTGGAAGATTCCCTGGCCGAGTCCCTGAAGTTCGAAGGTGAGGCGGTTCCTCGTGCGCCAGTCGTGACCGTAATGGGCCACGTTGACCACGGTAAGACCTCGCTGCTCGACTACATCCGTCGTGCCAAGGTAGCTGCTGGCGAAGCCGGCGGTATCACCCAGCACATCGGTGCGTACCACGTTGAAACCGAACGCGGCATGGTCACCTTCCTCGACACCCCGGGTCACGCTGCGTTTACCGCAATGCGTGCTCGTGGTGCCAAGGCGACCGACATCGTGATCCTGGTGGTTGCGGCGGACGACGGCGTGATGCCACAAACCATCGAGGCTGTTCAGCACGCTCAGGCGGCTGGCGTTCCTCTGGTGGTTGCAGTGAACAAGATCGACAAGCCAGGTGCCGACCTCGATCGCATCCGCAGCGAACTGTCGGTTCACGGCGTGACTTCCGAAGAGTGGGGTGGCGACACGCCATTCGTACCGGTTTCGGCGAAAATGGGTACCGGCGTTGACGAACTGCTCGAAGCCGTTCTGCTGCAGGCCGAAGTTCTCGAACTGACCGCCACTCCATCGGCTCCTGGCCGTGGTGTTGTCGTCGAATCGCGTCTCGACAAGGGCCGTGGCCCGGTAGCCACCGTGCTGGTTCAGGACGGTACGCTGCGTCAAGGCGACATGGTGCTGGTCGGCTCGAACTATGGCCGCGTGCGCGCCATGCTCGACGAGAACGGCAAGCCGATCAAGGAAGCAGGTCCGGCCATTCCGGTCGAGATCCTGGGTCTTGACGGTACGCCGGACGCTGGCGACGAGATGAGCGTGGTTGCCGACGAGAAGAAAGCCCGTGAAGTGGCTCTGTTCCGTCAAGGCAAGTTCCGCGAAGTCAAACTGGCTCGCGCACACGCCGGCAAGCTGGAAAACATCTTCGAAAACATGGGCCAGGAAGAGAAGAAGACGCTCAACATCGTCCTCAAATCCGACGTCCGTGGTTCGCTGGAAGCTTTGCAGGGCGCTCTGAACGGCTTGGGCAACGACGAAGTGCAAGTGCGCGTGGTCGGTGGCGGTGTCGGTGGTATCACCGAATCCGATGCCAACCTGGCACTGGCTTCCAACGCTGTACTGTTCGGCTTCAACGTGCGTGCCGATGCTGGCGCACGGAAGATCGTCGAGCAGGAAGGTCTGGACATGCGTTACTACAACGTGATCTACGACATCATCGAAGACGTCAAGAAAGCCCTGACCGGCATGCTCGGCAGCGATGTTCGCGAGAACATCCTGGGCGTGGCCGAAGTGCGTGACGTGTTCCGTTCGCCGAAGTTTGGCGCGATCGCCGGTTGCATGGTGATCGAAGGTGTTGTGCACCGTAACCGTCCGATCCGTGTACTGCGTGAAGACATCGTTATCTTCGAAGGCGAGCTGGAATCCCTGCGCCGCTTCAAGGATGACGCTTCCGAAGTACGTGCCGGCATGGAATGCGGTATCGGCGTGAAGAGCTACAACGACGTCAAAGTCGGTGACAAGATCGAAGTCTTCGAGAAGGTTCAGGTTGCTCGCAGCCTCTAA